A stretch of Rickettsia rickettsii DNA encodes these proteins:
- a CDS encoding monovalent cation/H+ antiporter complex subunit F, producing MLNIFLIIISLFICLITYLFISKTDILTNLLILNSFTTLASLLICCLGLYSGNSSYLDIAIIYFLLSFIATNGYLKYFINESNENKTD from the coding sequence ATGCTTAACATCTTTTTAATTATTATTTCATTATTTATTTGCTTAATAACCTACCTATTTATCAGCAAAACGGATATTTTGACAAATTTGTTGATTTTAAATAGCTTCACGACTTTAGCGAGTTTATTGATTTGTTGTTTAGGTTTATACTCAGGCAATAGTTCATATTTGGATATAGCAATTATTTATTTTCTTCTAAGCTTTATAGCAACAAACGGATATTTAAAATATTTCATAAATGAATCGAATGAAAACAAAACAGATTGA
- a CDS encoding sigma-54-dependent transcriptional regulator produces the protein MSQLDVLIVDDEESIRNLIAANLKDEGFNPKVAANSTQALKILSEKPVSAVILDIWLQGSEIDGLGILEIIKKRYPLMPVIIISGHGTIETAVNAIKMGAYDYIEKPFNNDKLVILLTRACEVTKLKRENIDLKSKVIDKTELVGECSVTLKYKMAIAKAATSSSRIMIHGKVGSGKALAARLIHKQSKRVNNPFIIFSPTCMTTEKINQELFGESEKQANNKRPTILEFANNGTLYIDEVSNIPIPIQVKLLQFLKDQTITKPCGKSIKIDIKIITGTSKNIQDEVNNGKFLEALYYRLNVSSLKVPSLYERKEDIPLLVKYFVKQLSKFSGLKERSFADETIAALQSYEWPGNIRQLRNVVEWTLIMNPLTTGNNEIIKPYMIPSEILANSANLTKLEDNFDMLSMPLREAREVFERQYLSAQMSRFNNNISKTSAFVGMERSALHRKLKLLSLHIPPTNRINDEEYEEANA, from the coding sequence ATGTCACAACTAGATGTTTTAATAGTAGACGATGAAGAGAGTATACGAAATCTCATTGCTGCAAATTTGAAAGATGAAGGTTTTAACCCTAAGGTTGCCGCTAATAGTACTCAAGCCCTTAAAATACTTTCCGAAAAACCGGTCTCTGCAGTTATACTTGATATTTGGCTTCAAGGAAGCGAAATTGACGGACTTGGGATTTTAGAGATAATCAAAAAACGCTATCCTTTAATGCCGGTAATAATTATTAGCGGTCACGGTACTATAGAAACAGCAGTAAATGCTATAAAAATGGGTGCTTACGATTATATAGAAAAACCTTTTAATAATGATAAATTAGTTATTTTACTTACAAGAGCTTGTGAAGTAACAAAGTTAAAACGCGAAAATATAGATTTAAAATCAAAGGTTATAGATAAAACTGAATTAGTAGGCGAATGTTCGGTAACTTTAAAATATAAAATGGCAATAGCAAAGGCAGCTACCTCTAGCAGTCGTATAATGATTCACGGTAAAGTCGGTAGCGGTAAAGCACTTGCAGCAAGATTAATTCATAAACAATCTAAAAGGGTTAATAATCCGTTCATTATTTTTAGCCCTACCTGTATGACTACGGAAAAAATCAATCAAGAATTATTTGGCGAATCGGAAAAGCAGGCAAATAATAAACGCCCTACTATCTTAGAATTTGCCAATAACGGTACTTTATATATAGATGAGGTCAGTAATATTCCTATTCCTATCCAAGTAAAATTATTACAATTCCTTAAAGATCAAACTATTACAAAACCTTGCGGAAAAAGTATTAAAATTGATATAAAAATTATCACCGGTACTTCTAAAAATATCCAAGATGAAGTTAATAACGGCAAATTCCTAGAAGCTCTATATTATCGCCTTAATGTATCCTCTCTAAAAGTACCTTCATTATATGAAAGAAAAGAAGATATACCGCTACTCGTTAAGTATTTTGTTAAGCAACTCTCAAAATTTTCAGGTTTAAAAGAACGTAGCTTTGCCGATGAAACTATCGCTGCTCTTCAATCCTATGAATGGCCGGGCAATATTAGACAATTACGTAACGTTGTTGAATGGACTTTAATTATGAATCCGTTAACTACAGGTAATAATGAAATTATAAAACCTTATATGATACCTTCTGAAATATTAGCAAATAGTGCTAATCTTACAAAACTTGAAGATAACTTTGATATGTTATCTATGCCGCTTAGAGAAGCTAGAGAAGTTTTTGAGCGTCAATATCTATCGGCACAAATGAGTCGTTTTAATAATAATATTTCAAAAACATCCGCATTTGTCGGTATGGAAAGATCGGCTTTGCATCGTAAATTAAAATTATTAAGCTTACATATACCTCCTACCAATAGAATAAATGACGAAGAATATGAGGAAGCAAATGCTTAA
- a CDS encoding pentapeptide repeat-containing protein: protein MLKVISIITIYLLLSSCSESTRDANGLLTDSQSTVIRNYIISQNSKNLKVNLKEKFGSNLKGVKLIGVQLINEDLSGIDLTSCEILRADFTGSNLEKAILTNAIIQESNFADSVIKNISGYNSDFQGSIFHNITLQNTNFVQSNFSDTAFNKTTIINVNFENSKFRHVLWSNNTIDGVNFQKATLQNNSFKNTNITNSIFYGTDLEKSIINNTNFTNNYFESSNLSQTTLTAVIIKDSNFTQSIFNEVNFNNVQSNNSCFSYASFQDSTLQNISLTKCDLQNSTISSSVLKHFKINNAILNNMSLNDNKFNNLSIKNSNANFVRINKTKGSNITLDNISYTNNIFSNNDFKQFIVINTDLNSSEIINSNITNGQFNNINFSKSLIQNVNFSDVKITLGNLNQVALINSTLTNTAVINSVLSNSQINNINYQAYSGFINTNVSNNIILNSDNSSKILPNNIVINSVKDLQKITHLANMNLTNFDLSNLIFDRVDFSNSIFKNANLTNTVIKNSILKEANFSAAILTKTDFSNSILTDSIFKSAKIDQAGFNNSDLTNADFTEAAIKDTSFDKAKTSGMKGVE from the coding sequence ATGCTTAAAGTCATATCAATAATTACGATTTATTTGTTATTAAGCAGCTGCTCCGAATCTACTCGTGATGCGAACGGATTACTTACGGATAGCCAAAGCACGGTAATTCGGAATTATATAATATCGCAAAATTCTAAAAACCTTAAAGTGAACCTTAAAGAGAAGTTCGGTTCAAATTTAAAAGGAGTAAAATTAATAGGAGTACAGCTAATCAATGAAGATTTATCAGGAATAGATTTGACTTCCTGCGAAATATTACGTGCTGATTTTACAGGTAGCAATTTAGAAAAAGCAATACTTACAAATGCTATAATTCAAGAAAGTAATTTTGCAGATTCGGTAATAAAAAATATTTCCGGATATAATTCTGACTTTCAAGGTTCAATTTTTCACAATATAACATTACAAAATACAAATTTTGTTCAATCAAATTTTAGCGATACTGCTTTTAATAAAACTACTATAATAAATGTCAACTTTGAAAATTCTAAATTTAGGCATGTATTATGGAGCAATAATACTATCGACGGTGTTAATTTTCAAAAAGCTACCCTACAGAATAATAGCTTTAAAAATACTAATATAACAAATTCAATATTTTACGGTACGGATTTAGAAAAAAGTATAATAAATAATACCAATTTTACTAATAATTATTTTGAATCTAGCAACCTAAGTCAAACTACATTAACAGCAGTAATAATTAAGGATTCTAACTTCACACAAAGTATTTTTAATGAAGTAAATTTTAATAACGTACAAAGTAATAACTCTTGCTTTTCATACGCTTCCTTTCAAGATTCAACACTACAAAATATTAGCCTTACTAAATGTGATTTACAAAATAGTACAATTAGTAGTTCAGTTTTAAAGCATTTTAAAATCAATAATGCGATATTAAATAATATGAGTCTAAACGATAATAAATTTAATAATTTATCAATAAAAAATAGTAATGCTAATTTTGTAAGGATTAATAAAACTAAAGGCTCAAATATTACTTTAGATAATATTAGCTATACTAATAATATTTTTAGCAATAATGATTTTAAACAATTTATAGTGATTAATACTGACTTAAACAGCAGTGAAATAATAAACTCAAATATAACTAACGGACAATTTAATAATATAAATTTTTCTAAATCTTTAATACAAAACGTAAATTTTTCAGATGTTAAAATTACTTTAGGCAATTTAAACCAAGTAGCTCTAATAAATTCCACTCTAACAAATACTGCGGTTATTAACTCCGTCCTTTCTAATTCGCAAATAAATAATATTAACTACCAAGCGTATTCCGGTTTTATTAATACTAATGTTTCTAATAATATTATTTTAAATAGTGATAATTCGAGCAAAATTCTACCAAATAATATAGTAATAAATTCGGTAAAAGATTTGCAAAAAATAACTCACTTAGCAAATATGAATTTAACAAATTTTGACTTGAGCAACTTAATATTTGATAGAGTAGATTTTTCAAATAGTATCTTTAAAAATGCTAACCTAACAAATACGGTAATAAAAAATTCTATTTTAAAAGAGGCTAATTTTTCTGCAGCAATACTTACTAAAACAGATTTTTCAAACTCAATATTAACAGATAGTATATTTAAATCAGCTAAAATTGATCAGGCGGGCTTTAATAACTCCGACCTAACAAATGCCGATTTTACCGAAGCAGCAATTAAAGATACTTCGTTTGATAAAGCTAAGACAAGCGGAATGAAAGGAGTAGAATAA